The following are encoded together in the Amyelois transitella isolate CPQ chromosome 6, ilAmyTran1.1, whole genome shotgun sequence genome:
- the LOC132901856 gene encoding uncharacterized protein LOC132901856, with the protein MRGRKLYTSEYLSRDMLDEEFLAVFRQFRLFQLMLGSCRVDARYRFVTAPTRNQKLYTTFIVTIIFISYLTFLYHALNRYENYFYKVTSTNAIAHFLFYFCSIIQSRFFLNNENVNFYIKLSQIDKVLKAHYSKVITNVIHRMNWITLFTLFLVICFVIFLFTNKVAMFMVTTFEYVLLAVQSDGPNRLNLVILAILTTTDTFGLLLLCLRCEALERDVKEVKLISIKVMSVYHTGTLRDKAKKIYRAVEDTFPRFSVYDMWELDARLFIRVCNVVTGFFVTLLQFTYL; encoded by the exons ATGAGAGGAAGAAAACTTTATACGTCCGAATATCTTTCAAGAGACATGCTTGACGAAGAATTCTTAGCAGTATTTCGACAGTTTCGTCTTTTTCAATTAATGCTTGGTTCCTGTCGTGTTGATGCTCGATACAGATTCGTGACGGCACCTACACGCAACCAAAAATTGTATACTACATTCATcgttacaattatttttatatcatactTAACATTTCTATATCATGCTTTGAACAGATACGAAAACTATTTCTACAAAGTTACTTCAACAAATGCAATCGCCCACttcttattctatttttgcAGCATCATTCAATCtagattctttttaaataatgaaaatgttaatttcTATATCAAATTATCGCAAATAGATAAAGTTCTTAAAGCTCATTACAGTAAAGTTATAACAAATGTCATCCATAGAATGAATTGGATTACACTTTTTACCTTGTTCCTTGTTATATGTTTTGTA atatttttattcaccAATAAAGTTGCGATGTTCATGGTTACAACGTTTGAGTATGTGCTTCTCGCCGTACAAAGCGat gGTCCCAATCGCCTAAACTTAGTTATTTTGGCCATACTGACAACAACAGATACTTTTGGGCTATTACTTCTTTGCCTGCGCTGTGAGGCCTTAGAAAGGGATGTAAAGGAAGTTAAACTAATATCCATTAAAGTCATGTCAGTCTACCATACTG GAACCTTGAGGGACAAAGCCAAGAAGATATATAGAGCAGTAGAAGACACATTCCCCCGGTTCTCTGTTTACGACATGTGGGAGCTGGACGCGAGACTTTTCATCAGAGTGTGCAACGTGGTCACCGGGTTCTTTGTCACTTTGCTTCAATTTACATATCTGTAA
- the LOC106131086 gene encoding uncharacterized protein LOC106131086, translating to MKKVELNKSEYLSKDILDEDFLVVFRPFRLFQFVLGSCRVDARHRFVTTPTRYQKFYTAAIILIIFISYSGIACYAYDRYRNFDYFFKLSLMSEIIFLFTSKVVIFVVTTFEYVLITVQNNGPDRLGLGILATLTLTDIIGLLLLCLRCELFERGIREVKLVSIKVMSVYHTGPLRDKAKKIYRAVEDTFPRFSVYDMWELDARLFIRVCNVVTGFFVTLLQFTYL from the exons atgaaaaaggTAGAACTTAACAAGTCCGAGTATCTTTCAAAGGACATACTCGATGAAGACTTTTTGGTGGTGTTCCGACCGTTTCGACTATTTCAATTTGTGCTTGGTTCCTGCCGTGTTGACGCTCGCCACAGATTCGTGACTACGCCTACGCGATACCAAAAATTTTACACTGCTGCCATCatactaattatatttatatcatattCGGGAATCGCTTGTTATGCATACGACAGATATCGAAATTTCGACTACTTCTTCAAATTGTCTTTAATGAGTGAAATC atatttttattcaccAGTAAAGTTGTAATTTTCGTGGTCACAACTTTTGAGTATGTTCTTATCACAGTACAAAACAAT GGTCCAGATCGCTTAGGCTTAGGAATTTTGGCGACACTTACATTAACAGATATTATTGGCTTGCTCTTACTCTGCCTACGCTGTGAGCTTTTTGAGAGAGGTATCAGAGAAGTCAAACTGGTGTCCATTAAAGTCATGTCTGTCTACCATACTG GCCCCCTAAGGGACAAAGCTAAGAAGATATATAGAGCAGTAGAAGACACATTCCCCCGGTTCTCTGTTTACGACATGTGGGAGCTGGACGCGAGACTTTTCATCAGAGTGTGCAACGTGGTCACCGGGTTCTTTGTCACTTTACTTCAATTTACATATCTGTAA
- the LOC132901855 gene encoding uncharacterized protein LOC132901855: protein MILNQNIQKKAYSSDYISKNMLDEDFLNVFQQFRLFQVVLGSCRIDARYRFVTTPSLYQKLYTVVIITLVFISYSGMICYAYKRYENMNYFYAFTSMNTIAHFIFYFSSIFQSRFYCNKENVKFYVKLSQVDKLIKVHYNKIISNVIKRMNWITLLALFLVICFIVGTVCVTKNPYLLIPVTVLLITHSTVLTEINFSANLIVYLGLHIQVISNMMKRHIETVETNLAVEEFSVFKKHFLKAVGTKTCNLNEFGLDDYLKRIFTAFSNFQNVYKFQIFLFTSKVVLFVVLTFEYVLLTVQTNGPDRLGLLILVTLTLTDTIGLLILCLCYEAFERDIREVKLVSIKAMSICHTGPLRDKAKIIYRTVEDTFPHFSVYDMWELDARLFIRVCNVVTGFFVTFLQLTYL from the exons ATgatcttaaatcaaaatattcaaaaaaaagCTTATTCGTCTgactatatttcaaaaaatatgttgGACGAAGACTTTTTGAATGTATTTCAACagtttagactctttcaagtCGTGCTTGGTTCCTGCCGTATTGACGCTCGCTACAGATTCGTGACTACACCTTCACTATACCAAAAATTATACACTGTAGTCATCATtacattagtatttatttcgtATTCAGGAATGATATGTTACGCATACAAAAGATATGAAAACATGAACTATTTCTACGCTTTCACTTCGATGAACACAATCGCCCACTTTATTTTCTACTTTAGCAGCATTTTTCAGTCGAGATTCTActgtaataaagaaaatgtgaagttttatgtcaaattatcACAAgttgataaattaataaaagtccattacaacaaaataatatcaaacgTCATCAAGAGAATGAATTGGATTACACTGTTAGCATTGTTCTTAGTCATATGTTTTATAGTTGGTACCGTTTGTGTCACGAAAAATCCATATTTACTCATACCAGTGACAGTTTTATTGATTACCCATAGTACTGTGCTCACGGAAATTAATTTCAGTGCAAATCTCATCGTATATTTGGGTTTACATATTCAAGTCATAAGTAATATGATGAAACGGCATATAGAAACCGTTGAAACTAATTTGGCCGTGGAGGAATTTTCAGTCtttaagaaacattttttaaaagcagTGGGGACCAAGACTTGTAATTTGAATGAGTTTGGTTTAGACGATTATCTTAAAAGGATATTTACTGCATTTTCAAATTTCcagaatgtttataaatttcaa ATATTTTTGTTCACAAGTAAAGTTGTGTTATTCGTGGTTCTAACGTTTGAGTATGTTCTCCTTACCGTTCAAACTAAT ggTCCTGATCGCCTaggcttattaattttagtaacaCTGACCTTAACAGATACGATTGGGTTACTCATTCTCTGTCTCTGCTATGAGGCCTTTGAGAGAGATATAAGGGAAGTCAAATTGGTATCCATTAAAGCGATGTCTATCTGCCACACtg GGCCTCTACGAGACAAagctaaaataatttatagaacAGTTGAAGATACATTCCCTCACTTTTCAGTTTATGACATGTGGGAACTAGATGCCAGACTATTCATTAGGGTATGCAACGTGGTCACTGGATTCTTTGTTACGTTTCTTCAATTAACATATCTGTAA